Proteins from a single region of Mucilaginibacter daejeonensis:
- a CDS encoding AAA family ATPase — MIRYVSVTQYFIMYTNDHLHGLRPIEIEMLRTEIRQITHDRQKADAAGGLFAVKTGDQWLSEQRQAERPGRLFGEFWYERELCILFADTNMGKSILAVQLADSLANGRRIEPFAIDTVPTNVLYMDFELSAQQFERRYTNEADRTTHNFGPRLYRAEYNLRSPLP, encoded by the coding sequence ATGATACGGTATGTTAGCGTGACACAATACTTCATCATGTATACCAATGATCACTTACACGGATTGCGCCCTATAGAGATAGAGATGCTGCGTACCGAGATCCGGCAGATCACCCACGATCGCCAAAAGGCCGACGCGGCCGGCGGCTTGTTCGCTGTCAAGACAGGCGATCAGTGGCTTAGCGAACAACGCCAGGCAGAGCGACCGGGACGGCTGTTCGGTGAGTTCTGGTACGAGCGGGAGCTTTGCATCCTGTTCGCGGATACTAATATGGGTAAATCCATACTGGCGGTACAACTGGCCGACAGTTTGGCCAACGGACGCCGCATCGAGCCATTCGCTATCGACACTGTGCCCACGAACGTGCTATACATGGATTTTGAACTTTCGGCCCAGCAATTTGAACGGCGTTACACCAACGAGGCCGACCGAACCACCCACAACTTTGGTCCGCGGCTGTACAGGGCCGAGTATAACCTGCGGTCACCACTTCCCTGA
- a CDS encoding P-loop NTPase family protein, with amino-acid sequence MRHDKLLYNGIENALISTGAKVLIIDNITFLRDGTERAKDALPLMKELTRLKQQYRLSILVLAHTPKRRPGRPLTANDLQGSKMLINFADGAFAIGQSSMIPQLRYLKQIKQRSTQELYGEGNVCLCRIERDKSMLRFDVIGFAPEQEHLKTNTNLERQLLFYRFQGYSQRQMAAEASISVATVNRLLKRLGAE; translated from the coding sequence GTGCGGCATGATAAACTGCTATATAACGGTATCGAGAACGCACTTATTTCCACCGGTGCCAAAGTGCTCATCATCGATAACATTACTTTTTTGCGCGACGGCACCGAAAGAGCCAAAGATGCTTTGCCTTTGATGAAAGAGCTCACGCGCCTCAAACAACAGTATCGGCTGTCGATACTCGTTTTGGCCCACACCCCAAAACGACGGCCCGGCCGGCCACTGACCGCCAATGATCTGCAAGGCAGCAAAATGCTGATCAACTTTGCCGACGGTGCTTTTGCTATTGGCCAAAGCAGCATGATCCCGCAGTTGCGTTACCTTAAACAGATCAAGCAGCGCAGCACGCAGGAGCTCTACGGCGAAGGCAATGTTTGCCTGTGCCGCATTGAGCGCGATAAGAGTATGCTCCGTTTCGACGTGATCGGCTTTGCACCCGAGCAGGAGCACCTCAAGACCAACACCAACCTTGAACGGCAGCTACTGTTCTACCGATTCCAAGGCTACAGCCAACGCCAAATGGCCGCAGAGGCCAGCATATCGGTAGCCACCGTGAACCGGCTATTGAAGCGGCTGGGAGCAGAGTGA